The Parvibaculum sp. DNA segment CGGCAGTAAATCCGGCCGGCGGGAGGGCTTGTGCAAATACCGATGGCAGTCCGGCCGGCAGGTCATCGCCGTTAGCCGCGGACAAACGCGAAGCGAACGCATTGCGATCGGCCCAGCCGTTTCGGACGGTGTCGCGGGAAGGTGCAAGCGCGCCGGCGGCATGGTTTTCCGGATAAGGCGAGGCCGATCCGGCGGTTCCGCCCGCCGGCCATGTCATGGGCGCCGGTCCCCAGGACATTGAAACCAGCAGGATTAAGGCAAAACACAACATCGCGCGCAGGGCAGCGCCCGCACCCGCCTTCGCGGCCGTAATTGTTGTCGTGATTGCCATATCTTTCAAACGCTCGTCAGGCAACGACTTAATCATTCGCCCCGGTGCTTTACAAGCCCCATGCCGGAACTTCCATCCGGCGTCGCGAACCCCTGGCCGTTCTTCGCAATTCACTCCTTCGGAAAGTCGAGCCCCATCTCGCGGTAGCGTTCGCGGTCGTCCGACCAGTTCTCGCGCACCTTCACAAACAGGAAAAGATGGACCTTCGTTTCCAGCATCTCCTGCAATTCCTCGCGCGCCATCTGGCCGATGGTCTTGATCGTCTGCCCGCCCTTGCCGAGCGCGATTTTCTTCTGGCTGTCGCGCTCGACATAAATCACCTGCGCGATGCGGATCGAGCCGTCCTTCTTCTGTTCCCATTCTTCCGTTTCGACGGTCAGCGAATAGGGAAGCTCGTCATGCAGCCGAAGAAAAAGTTTCTCGCGCGTGATTTCGGCGGCGAGCGACCGGAGCGGCACATCGGCCGCCTGGTCCTCCGGGTAGTGCCACGGGCCTTCCGGCAGAAGCGCCGCGATATGGCGCTTGAGATCGGAAACGCCGTCCCCCGTCAGCGCCGACACCATGAAGGTCTCGGTGAAGAGTCCTGTCTCGTTGAGCTTCGCCGCCGTCTTCAGGAGCTTCTCGCGGTCGCAGGCATCCGCCTTGTTCAGTACAAGGATGGCTTTCCTGCCTTGGCGCTTCAGCCCCTCGACGATCCGCTCGACATCGCTGTCGCGCCCGCTCTCCATGTCGACCATCAGCACGATCAGGTCGGCGTCGCCCGCCCCGCCCCAGGCCGCGTCCACCATCGCCCGGTCGAGCCGCCGCTTCGGCTTGAAGATGCCGGGCGTGTCCACAAACACGATCTGGGTGCGGCCCTCCATCGCGATGCCGCGGATGCGCGCCCGCGTCGTCTGCACTTTGTGGGTGACGATCGCCACCTTCGATCCGACCAGCCGGTTGACCAGCGTCGACTTGCCGGCGTTCGGCGCCCCGATTATGGCGACAAACCCGCAGCGTGTCGGTTCCGTCCGGTCGGTCTGGTTTTGCATGGAATCCCGGTTGTGACAGTTATTTGACAGTATTTTGACAGTTGGCTGACAGTTGCGTGACAGTGTGAAATATCAATGACTTAGCCTTTCCGCACATTCGCGGATTCGAGCGCCGCCTGGGCTGCCGCCTGCTCCGCCTGCCGTTTCGAGTTTCCCTTTCCGGTCAACGGCTTGCAGCCCTCCAGCAACACCTCGACCGTGAATTCCGGCGCATGGTCCGGTCCGCTGCGCCCGGTCTGCCGGTAAGTCGGCGCCGGAAGCCCCTGCGCATGCGCCCATTCCTGCAATGCCGTCTTGGCGTCCTGCGGAATTTCCGCATGTTTATCAACGAGTTGCGCCCATTCGCGCTCGATGAATTGTGTCGCCGCCGCCATCCCGCCATCGAGATAAAGCGCCGCGATCAGCGCTTCGCAGCCATCGGCTAAAATGGCGGTTTTCCGCCTTCCGCCGGCCTTTTCCTCGCCCGGCCCCATCGTGATGTACCGGCCGAGATCGATGCGCGCGGCCACCTCGGCGCACGCCTCCTTGCGCACTAACGCATTGAATCTGATTGCCAATTCGCCTTCATCCGCATCCGGAAAAAGCCGCATCAGCCAGTCCGCGACGGTGAGCGCCAGCACGCGGTCGCCGAGAAATTCGAGCCGTTGGTAGTTTTCCGGGCCGGCGCTCGGATGCGTAAGCGCCCGCGCAAAAAGGCCCATGTCCTTGAATTTATAGGACAATTTCTGTTCGAGCGCGGCGCTCAATCGGTCCACTTGCCGATCCGTTCCCATCGGATCGCCGATGGCCATTTCCAGAATTGCCAGAACGAGGCGCTGCCGTCGGCCGAGAAGAAAATGATCTCGGCGCGGCCCACCAGATTCTCGAACGGCACGTATCCGACAGCATCCGGCACCCGGCTATCGCTCGAATTGTCGCGATTGTCGCCCATCATGAAGTAATGGCCCTGCGGA contains these protein-coding regions:
- the era gene encoding GTPase Era, which produces MQNQTDRTEPTRCGFVAIIGAPNAGKSTLVNRLVGSKVAIVTHKVQTTRARIRGIAMEGRTQIVFVDTPGIFKPKRRLDRAMVDAAWGGAGDADLIVLMVDMESGRDSDVERIVEGLKRQGRKAILVLNKADACDREKLLKTAAKLNETGLFTETFMVSALTGDGVSDLKRHIAALLPEGPWHYPEDQAADVPLRSLAAEITREKLFLRLHDELPYSLTVETEEWEQKKDGSIRIAQVIYVERDSQKKIALGKGGQTIKTIGQMAREELQEMLETKVHLFLFVKVRENWSDDRERYREMGLDFPKE
- the rnc gene encoding ribonuclease III — its product is MDRLSAALEQKLSYKFKDMGLFARALTHPSAGPENYQRLEFLGDRVLALTVADWLMRLFPDADEGELAIRFNALVRKEACAEVAARIDLGRYITMGPGEEKAGGRRKTAILADGCEALIAALYLDGGMAAATQFIEREWAQLVDKHAEIPQDAKTALQEWAHAQGLPAPTYRQTGRSGPDHAPEFTVEVLLEGCKPLTGKGNSKRQAEQAAAQAALESANVRKG